From Prevotella sp. oral taxon 299 str. F0039:
GCGTGCAGATGCGAGGTGAAGAAAAACAGCATGCTGCCATTACCACAATTGATTATTGTGGCGTGTTTGATGATATAGAACAGCGCAAAGAATTTATATCAATGATTCAGAAACATTGATGTTGAAATCTAAAATAATTTTATTGTTTTTGAAGAGCAATGCTATTTTCTCAAAGTAGATTTTATTATAATCCCATCTATTTGCTTTTAGAAGAGAAAGCAATCTTCTTTCTATAATATACTAAGGTGTAAACAAATACTTTGCGATGTTATTGAAAGATAGAAACTAACGAATAAAACAGAAACTCCATATATTAACCCCATAAAGAATAAGTAAAATGAAATTTATTTCATGGAATGTAAATGGCTTAAGAGCCAGCGTAACAAAAGGATTTGAAGATATTTTTAAAACCCTTGATGCAGACTTTTTCTGCTTGCAAGAAACAAAAATGCAGGCAGGACAGCTCGATTTGCAGTTCGAAGGATATGAGTCTTACTGGAATTATGCCGATAAAAAAGGCTATTCTGGTACAGCAATATACACCAAACACAGCCCATTAAGTGTGCAATATGGTATTGGTATCGATCAACACGACCACGAAGGGCGTGTTGTTACTCTTGAGTTTGAACAGTTTTATCTAGTAACTGTTTATACACCTAACTCGCAAGATGAGTTGAAACGTCTAGACTATAGAATGGAGTGGGAGAGAGATTTTCAGGCATACTTAGTCAAACTAGATGCAAGTAAGCCAGTTGTGGTGTGTGGAGATATGAATGTTGCTCACCAAGAAATAGACTTGAAGAACCCTAAAACCAATAGACGTAATGCAGGATTCACAGACGAAGAACGTGAAAAAATGACCAATTTGCTTGATAATGGTTTTATTGATACATTTAGATATCTATACCCCGAAGAGGTAACTTATAGCTGGTGGTCGTATAGATTCAAAGCAAGAGAGAAGAATACAGGCTGGCGCATTGATTATTTCCTTATCTCAGAACGATTGAAGAGTAATCTTACCGATGCAAAGATACATACAGATATCTTTGGAAGTGACCATTGTCCTGTTGAATTAGATCTTACTTTTTGATATTAAAATATAATACATAGATATTTATTTTAGAATAATAATATAAGAGCTAGAATTCTTTAAAGAGAATTTTAGCTCTGTTTTTTTTCTTATGGCTCATTTGTTTCCTTCATATTCTTTTTTCTTCTTATTGTGTCTTTCATTGATGTTTTATTGAAAGTGTTATAATTATTAGTTTTCTTTATTTTTTTTGTATGTTGTAATCTCATTGCTTTTGTACAGCAATCTCACTGCTTTTATCTCCTAAACTCAATGCTATTGTTGCCTAAAAGTAATGTAATTACAGATCAAGAATATTGCTTTTTCGGCTTAATTTCATACAACTCAAATAAGGCTTGATTATTTATTGATTTGTATGATGTTTTGATTACAAACTATATGATAACAATTCTTTATACACGATAGAAAGATTTGAAAGTAAAAAGAGGTAGTAAAGAGAGAATAAATGAAGAGTTAGAGAGAAAATATTACTATATGATAAATCTTTTTCTTTTATTTGTATATCATAGGATGTTATGTGATAATAAACTATTAAGGAAAGGGTTTATTTCTTGTTTATGTAGTATATCTTATAGAGAAGGGCTATTTGTAATGGAATAAATATTTAATAGCGAATGAAAATGAATGAATAAGATAGAAGAGGTTAAGGTAAAGGTGGAATGAATCGGGAGAGATACTTATATGGTTGTATGTTGTAATGAGAGAAAAAGAAAATAGAGGTATGATAAAAAACATACCTCTATAATTTTTGTTTATATTCTTTATGAGCTCAAACAAATGATGTTTGGGCGTTTGTTCTTAGTTTCTTATTATAAGATGCGACCTGTTAAAGAGAGTTTTAAAACAGGATATATCACAGCTTTATCAAGAATTTTAGAGAGCTCTTCTGCGTCTTTGCTGTCGTGTGTGTTAACAAGTATCTGCTTGTTGTTTTGCATTACTTTCACCTTTCCTTGGAAATGGCATCCCATTTCAAAGCGAACACCAAAATGATGTTTAGGTATCATTCTTCCAAAACCAAGACCAAGGTATGGACGAACAGAATTAACTTCTATGCTTCCATTTACATTTCCGTTCTCATCACAATGTAAAGAGTAGTTTTCAAGCTCAGCTGTTACACGTCCT
This genomic window contains:
- a CDS encoding exodeoxyribonuclease III, with protein sequence MKFISWNVNGLRASVTKGFEDIFKTLDADFFCLQETKMQAGQLDLQFEGYESYWNYADKKGYSGTAIYTKHSPLSVQYGIGIDQHDHEGRVVTLEFEQFYLVTVYTPNSQDELKRLDYRMEWERDFQAYLVKLDASKPVVVCGDMNVAHQEIDLKNPKTNRRNAGFTDEEREKMTNLLDNGFIDTFRYLYPEEVTYSWWSYRFKAREKNTGWRIDYFLISERLKSNLTDAKIHTDIFGSDHCPVELDLTF